The segment GATGAAGAGGCGCTGGACAAACTTGTCAGCGACAAAATCGAGGTCGGCCAGTTGGCGGACCTGGTTGCGTATGCTTCTGGCATCAGCCCGATGGAACAGCAGTTGATCCTCGAAACATCGGACGTTCGCGATCGAGTCGAAACGCTGATTTCGATGTTGGAACGTTTGAACGAAAAAGTCACTATGAATGATGGCGGCGATTCACGTGAGTTTCCGCCAGGCTTCAGCCTCAATTAGAGACAGAGTTATATGAAAGTCACAATCGAATACTGCGGCGCCTGAAACTATCTTCCACGAGCCTCCAGTTTGGCGGCAACAATCAAGGAAACTCTCAACGTCGACGCCGAGCTGATCAAAAGCAGTGGCGGCATCTACGATATCAAAGTCGACGACCGGCTCGTTTACTCCAAACGAGCAAACGGAAACCAGTTTCCTGAAAGCGATGGTGCCGTCGTGAAGTTGATTCAGGCAACGGCCTGACGATTGTCTTACCAGCGCCGACGACGCTTCACGGGTCGCGGTTTGACTCGTGGAGCAGGAACGACGACTTTGGCAATCGGGCGTGGACGCACGACGACAACACCTTGCACAGCGACTCCTGAACTCGCACCTGACGCACCTGACGCACTCGACTGACTTGCAATACTCGCACGCTGGACGGCCTCGATCACTGCGTTGGAAACACCGTTTGACTTAAGGTGAATCAAGCCGGCGGGGCTGAGGTCGAATCGACCTCCACGCTGCTGTATCGCGTTGACAATGACGCTGTCGCCGAGCCCGCTTTGTGACATATGAATCAAATCCTGGTCGACGAGAGCCGACTGGTGGGCTTGAATGGCTTGGGCTTCTGCGGCTTCCCGTTCAGCTTGTGCGTTGCCGACAATGCCGCCGGTCAAAGCTCCTGCTGCCGCGCCGATCAATGCTCCCTCTGCTGCGTGGTCAGACTGATGCCCAATGATCGCGCCCGCGGTTGTTCCTAGTGCCGTTCCAATGGCGGCCTTCTGATGGACTGGATTCGACGACTGACACCCAGCCACAAAACCAGTCAATGAAAGCGTTCCGACAACGATGGCTCGCGAAAAGAAACAGTCTCTATGGTTGTGATTGCACATGATTCATTCTTCCTTAAATGAGGTGCACTAAGCGATCAGCCGATCGCTCTTTCGATATCTTCTAACCCCACCTTTCAGACAGCAGGTCGCCGATTCACTACTTGAATTGAAGCCGTCGCTAGCAAGCGGAGACAAACTGCGGTCATGCGTTGCCAAATCAACAAAGGCTCTGTTTCGAGTGTGTTGCAGGTTACGAAAACGCTGATTCGGCATTGGGTTCTGAAGCATTTACGAGTCCATCTCCGTTCGCTGCTTGGGTAGCTTTTGGCAGTAGCCGACATCGACACAAGCAATCAAACGGACCGCAGTGCTGCCGCCCCTTTCCAATCGTTGCCCCCAGTCGACCTTTTGTTCCACGGAGGTCAGTCATACCATCGGCGAGCCTGTTGTTGCAGTGGCCTTCAATTGGACGACAATAGAGCGATCGATAGCGTTCTTTGCACATACAGATCATCAAGGCGAACTCCATGGTTTGGGTCATCCCGTCTCGTAAATTTTCTGCGTTCTTTGCGGCCTTCTTACTGCTGTTGCTCTCTGGCAGTCACAGCATCGTCGCTCAGAAGCAACTCTCCGAAGACACGGACCAAACGGCTAAATCGACTAACGACTCGCTGTTTCAACCCAAAGATATATTCCAGTTGGAATTCGCGTCCGATGCGCAGATTTCGCCAGATGGATCAACGATCGTCTATCGTCGGAACTGGTTCGACATCATGAACGATCGCAGCGTCGGTGACTTGTGGATGATCAACGCCGCAGGGAAACACCTGCCGATGATCGAAAGTGCAACTTCGCCACGATGGTCGCCCGATGGGACTCGACTGGCCTATGTTGGTCTTGATCGTAACGGCAAACGCCAACTGTTCTGTCACTGGTTCGCGGAAGATCGTTCGACAGCGTTGACGCACCTGACCGAATCGCCCAGCGGAATCACTTGGTCCCCCGATGGAAAGCAAATCGCGTTCTTCATGTCCGTCGCTGCGAAAGCGAAACCATTTGCAACGTTGCCGGCAAAACCGAAAGGCGCCAAATGGGCGGATCCGCCGAAGATGATCACGAAGCTCCGTTATCGATCCGATGGTGCAGGCTTTCTTCCGGATAAATTTTCGCATTTGTTCGTGGTCAGCGCCGATGGTGGTTCGCCACGACAGTTGACGACGGGTGACTTTAACCACAACGGCACCGTCGCGTGGACTTCCGATAGCAAAGAGATTTTGATCTCAGCCAATCGCCACGAAGACCACGAGTACCAACCCAACAACAGCGAGATCTATCGAGTCCGCCTTGCCGACCGTTCCATCACTGCCGTCACCGATCGCGTCGGCCCGGATGGAAGCCCAGCGATTTCCGACGACGGAAAGACAATCGCCTTCGTTGGTTACGACGACAAATTCCTGGGCAATCAGACTCAGACGCTCTACGTGATGGACTCCGACGGTGGCAACAAGCGAAAGTTGCTGGAGTTTGATCGGAGTGTTGGCTCGCCGAAATGGAGCAATTTTCACAAGGGGTTTTTGTTTACCTATGTCGATCAAGGCAACGCCAAACTTGCGGTCGTTTCGCTTGATGGCGAAATGAAAAAGCTGGCCGACAATTTAGGCAGCAACTGTATCGGCCGACCTTACGCTGGGCCCAGTTCATTCACCGTGGCCGACAACGGTGCGATTGCCTTTTGCGTGACCACGCCGATGATGCCGGGCGAACTTGCTCGTCTCGATGAAGGTGACTTGCAAGTGTTGACTCACCTGAACAACGATCTTCTGGAACATAAGGTTCTCGGCGAGGTTACCGAGCAACGTTTTCCTTCCAGCGCCGGCGAGCTGGAGATTCAGAGCTGGATTATGGTTCCGCCGAACTTTGACCCATCAAAAAAGTATCCTCTGATTCTTGAGATTCACGGCGGGCCATTTGCGGCTTACGGCGACGTATTCTCTGCGGAGCTACAACTGATGGCTTCTGCCGGCTACGTCGTGCTCTACGTAAATCCACGCGGCAGCACCAGTTACGGCCAGGATTTTGCCAACGAGATCCATCACAACTATCCGGGGCAGGACTATGACGACTTGATGAGTGCCGTCGATACGGTAATCGCGAATGGGTACGTCGACAAAGATCGCTTGTACGTAACCGGCGGCAGCGGAGGCGGCGTTCTGACCGCGTGGATCATTGGCAGCACGAATCGCTTCAAGGCCGCGGTTGTCGCGAAACCGGTGATCAACTGGTACAGCTTTGCGTTGACCTCCGACGCGTACAACTTTTTCTACAAGTACTGGTTCCCTGGGCTGCCGTGGGATCACACCGAGCACTACATGAAGCGTTCGCCGATTTCGAAAGTTGGCAACGTGGAGACACCGACGATGCTGTTGACCGGCGAAGCGGATTATCGAACTCCGATCAGCGAGTCAGAGCAGTACTATCAAGCCTTGAAGCTACGTAAGATCGACGCCGCGATGGTCCGCATTCCCGGCGCCTCCCACGGGATCGCCGCCCGTCCGAGTCATCTTCTGGCCAAGGTTGCGTATATCTTGAAGTGGTTTGCAACCCATCCGTAACCTCCTTGGAATACAAGCCCGAAGCGCGAGCGAGTGGTTCGACCGCAGATCTTAACCACAAAGAGCATAGAGGCTCACAGAGATCGTCGTGCTGTCCTCGGTGGTAAATCTATCCGCGCATTTTTGCCCACGAAACACACCAAATATGCGAAAGCACTACGCGTCGACGATCATGCCTTTTCGTGTGTTTAGTGTGTTTCGTGGTTGATAAAGACGTCCTGTGCTTGAATTGTGGTTTAGTACAATTCCCAGTTCCCTGCTCACCTAACAAGGCCCGAAATGGATCTCCTTTTCAAAGACGAAAGCTACCAGATCATGGGAGCCTGCTTTGAAGTCTACAAAAACAAAGGTTGTGGGTTCGTCGAACAGGTCTATCAGGAATGCTTGTCGCTTGAGTTTGGCTTGCAGGCGATTCCATTTGCCGAGCAAGTCGAATTGACGTTGGAGTACAAAGGGAAACAGTTGGAGCAAACGTATAAGCCAGACTTCATTTGCTTCGATGAGATCATCGTAGAAATCAAAGCTGTCTCTAAATTGAACGATCAACATCGTGCCCAAGTCCAC is part of the Mariniblastus fucicola genome and harbors:
- a CDS encoding YMGG-like glycine zipper-containing protein, with translation MCNHNHRDCFFSRAIVVGTLSLTGFVAGCQSSNPVHQKAAIGTALGTTAGAIIGHQSDHAAEGALIGAAAGALTGGIVGNAQAEREAAEAQAIQAHQSALVDQDLIHMSQSGLGDSVIVNAIQQRGGRFDLSPAGLIHLKSNGVSNAVIEAVQRASIASQSSASGASGASSGVAVQGVVVVRPRPIAKVVVPAPRVKPRPVKRRRRW
- a CDS encoding S9 family peptidase, with the translated sequence MVWVIPSRKFSAFFAAFLLLLLSGSHSIVAQKQLSEDTDQTAKSTNDSLFQPKDIFQLEFASDAQISPDGSTIVYRRNWFDIMNDRSVGDLWMINAAGKHLPMIESATSPRWSPDGTRLAYVGLDRNGKRQLFCHWFAEDRSTALTHLTESPSGITWSPDGKQIAFFMSVAAKAKPFATLPAKPKGAKWADPPKMITKLRYRSDGAGFLPDKFSHLFVVSADGGSPRQLTTGDFNHNGTVAWTSDSKEILISANRHEDHEYQPNNSEIYRVRLADRSITAVTDRVGPDGSPAISDDGKTIAFVGYDDKFLGNQTQTLYVMDSDGGNKRKLLEFDRSVGSPKWSNFHKGFLFTYVDQGNAKLAVVSLDGEMKKLADNLGSNCIGRPYAGPSSFTVADNGAIAFCVTTPMMPGELARLDEGDLQVLTHLNNDLLEHKVLGEVTEQRFPSSAGELEIQSWIMVPPNFDPSKKYPLILEIHGGPFAAYGDVFSAELQLMASAGYVVLYVNPRGSTSYGQDFANEIHHNYPGQDYDDLMSAVDTVIANGYVDKDRLYVTGGSGGGVLTAWIIGSTNRFKAAVVAKPVINWYSFALTSDAYNFFYKYWFPGLPWDHTEHYMKRSPISKVGNVETPTMLLTGEADYRTPISESEQYYQALKLRKIDAAMVRIPGASHGIAARPSHLLAKVAYILKWFATHP
- a CDS encoding GxxExxY protein; this translates as MDLLFKDESYQIMGACFEVYKNKGCGFVEQVYQECLSLEFGLQAIPFAEQVELTLEYKGKQLEQTYKPDFICFDEIIVEIKAVSKLNDQHRAQVHNYLEAWFAGELWSPSESGVGANCALTTCGLDQPRNTPNTRKLRASTILSFRVFSVFRGSKIHADGRMSDHVVATALRGFAFR